The window GCAAAGCTGAGGCTGTCTTGGTTGACGCCAAGGAATATGAAAAAATAATAAATGCATTCAATCTGTTGAAGCTGTTGGCACCAGCAGAAGAAGATATCAAGGAAGCAGCAATTCCCGATCGCCATGTAACTATCTGATTTTATGATTATTTCTAAAATAGACCTTCGTAAACATTTTTGGTGCCGACAGGTGTCTTTTCTGACATTGGCGGCGGGGTATGCATGTATAACTATTTAAAATAACAAAGAAATTTTTTAAACTACGGCGCATTTTGTTATTGACAACCCACTGAAGGGGTGGTCGCGATTTTTCTATGTGATATCAATAAATTACATAGGAGATCGCCATGAAGCCGCGCAAAATTTACCGTATCGAAGCCGTCAGAAAACTGGCCGCCAAATCCAAAAGAACCGTGAGAAAACATCTTAATGCCGACGCCCTGATCCAACTGATGCGCGAGGATTTTCAGAAAATCCCCGACCATCGTGCCGGCAATGCAAAAATATCACTTGGTGATGCCTTGATGTCAGCTCTTGCCATGTTCCAGCTGAAAGATCCCTCTCTGCTTGCCTTTGACAAGCGGCGGCGCGAAGAGCCGGAAAATCTCCATACCATCTGGGGCATTGCCGATATTCCCTGCGACAGCCAGATGAGAGACATTCTCGACCCACTGGATCTCTCCTCGCTGCGTGCCCCTTTTCGCAGCGCGTTCCGGCAGCTGCAACGCGGCAAGGATTTTGAAAAGATGGCCTTTCTGGATGGCCATTACCTGCTCAGCGGTGACGGCACCGGCTTCTACTCCTCGGAGAAGGTGTCATCCGATTACTGCATGGGCAAGAAAAACAATAACGGCAGCATCCTGTATTACCAGCAGATGTTTGCCGCCGCCTTTGTGCACCCGGACCACAGGGAGGTCATTCCCGTCTTTCCGGAAATGATCACCAGAAAGGACGGAGCAAAGAAGAACGACAGCGAGCGAAATGCCGCTGGTCGATTCTTCGAAGAATTTCGCCGGGAGCATCCGCACCTGAAGGTGATCGTGGTGGAAGACGGGCTGAGCAGTAATGGCCCGCATATCCGGGACCTGACACGGCTTGATCTGCGTTACATTCTGGGCGCCAAACCGGGCGATCATCAGTTTCTCTTCAACCGCATGGACGAAGCGGTTGAGCTGGGCAAGGCGACGGAATTTCAATACACAGATCCGGATGAACCAGAAAAGATCCATTATTTCCGCTTCATCAATCAGGCACCGCTCAACCAGTCAAACCAGGATCTGCTGGTCAATTTCCTGGAATATTGGCAGGTTGATAAACATGGCAAAACCACCAAATTCAGCTGGGTAACCGATCTTCCCATCACCAGGGAAAATGTTGTTGCTATCATGCGTGGCGGCCGAGCCCGCTGGAAAATCGAAAATGAGACCTTTAATACCTTGAAAAACCAGGGTTATAATCTCGGTCACAACTATGGCCTTGGCGAAAAGAATCTCAGCGCTGTTTTCGCCATCCTGATGATGCTGGCCTTCCTGCTCGACCAGATTCAGCAGATGAGTTGCTGGCTCTTCCAGGAGGCATGGGCCAAGGCGGAATCAAAAAGATACCTGTGGGAGACTGTCCGCGGTTTTTTCCACAACTACCGGGTTGATTCCATGGAGACCATCCTGCGGTCCATAGCCCATGGATTCGAGCGGAGAGAATTGAAAGAGGCATGCGCAACGTAACGACGGATAGCAGTAGATTGTCAAGGAGCGGGCCGTGTCAAGCCATGGTTGGCAAGGCGGCTGGACTGGTACGTCCAAAAACTAAAAAAAATGGCCGGAAATCAGCATAAAACGGCTAAACTGAACCGATCATCGAAAAACGGCGACTCATCATGGCTCTTTTTACACAAACGTCGCGAAATTTTATCATCCAAAAGGGTAGCGATGCCCATAACGGGAATGGCTGTCAAGGAAGGGAGGTTCACTGAAGCTGAAGAATTTTTCCAGGGGTTTAAACGTGGCAAGGAAATATAAAGTCAACATGTCGTTGATTGCCCAAAAAGACCTGGAGCATATCTTTTTTTATATAGCAGAAGATGACATAAAAAATGCAAAAAATTTCATACTCGAATTAGAGGAGAAAATCTACAGTCTCGACACGATGCCAGAGCGTTTTGCCTTGATTTCAGAAAATGTTTTTTTTGATACAAATTACAGGCAAATCGTTCACAATAAATATCGTGTTATTTATAAAGTAAGCGGCGATTCTGTTTACATTTTGAGAGTCATTCATGCCGCGAAACTCCTCGATTTATAAAAGAAATTGCGCTAACCAGCGGCTTAGAAAACGGAAAAGGCCAAGGACACATGCATCGAGAAGATGAAACGCAAGATCGACTCCGCGGCAGGCCGGGCCATGTATGCCATGCAAAACATAATCAAAATTGAGTTCTTTCTTTAATGTGTAACTAAATGAAATTAATTCGTCATGTAAGCGGAGCTTTTGCCGGCGGGGCTTTGGGTGGTCTCCTGGACAGTTTTAATATATGGGCAATGGGGAAGGTCGGTATATCCGACATCATCGGCATTACCATGAAGCCTGAGTTTACCGCGCCATGGGCATACGAGCGCATGGTTTGGGGCGGGATATGGATGCTTCTTCTTCTCCTCCCTGTCATGAAAAATCGTCTTGTTCTGCGAGGAATGGTTGCCAGCCTCGCCCCCTCTGCAATGATGCTTTTTATGGTTCTTCCTTCGATGGGGAAGGGGATGTTCGGACTTGGTTTCGGCAACCTGATGCCGTTTGTCGTCGTGGGCCTTAATTTTATCTATGGAATTTTTGCATCATACTGGTATTCGCAAACAACAAAATAAACCGGCTGCCGCCTGGCTGCTGTTTTTGTTTGAATTGAACGGGGGACAGACCTCGGGTTTTAAGAATTTTGCGGATAAACCTGGTCCCAATTGCACAAAGCTTTTCGGGTCCGTTGACATATCTTGTTGATAATTTCTTTTACTTCCGGTAGGTTGTTCTCCGTTTTCCCGCCCCGATTCCATTTCGTTTGATTTCTTTGAAAAAGGATCAAACTTCGCAAAAAATATTATTGATAACAACATTGTGAAAAAAATATGAAACGTCTTGCCCTTTGTTTCCTTCTCCTGATTTTGTCCGCGCCCGTTGCCATGGCGGCCCGCACTCCCTTGAATGTTCTTTCCGCGGATCCGTATGTTTCGGCCCTGGTGATTGATGCGGACAGTGGAAAAACACTGTTTGAGGAAAATGCCGATGCCCCGGTTTATCCGGCCAGTGTTCTCAAATTGATGGATCTCTATGTTATCCTCGATCGTATCGAGCAGGGGGCGCTGAAGCTGGACGAAATGGTGCAAGTGACTCCGGAAGCCGCCAAAATCGGCGGGTCTCAGGTCTATCTTGATCCCAAGGAACAATTTTCGGTGGAAGACCTCATCTACGCCTTGATGGTCCAGTCAGCCAATGACGCAGCGGTTGCCCTGGCCGGTCATATCGCCGGTTCCAAGGAAGGGTTTGTCGCCTTGATGAATCAGAAGGCGCAGGAATTGGGGATGAAAAATTCTCGTTTTCACTCCGTGCATGGCCTGCCGCCTTCCGATGGGCAACAACCCGATGTCACCACTGCCCGCGATCTCGCCATTCTCTGCCGTGAGCTGGCGAAACGGCCCGAAGCCTTGAAGTACACCGGCACCCGGACCAAGGGGTTTCGCGAAGATAAATTCATTATGCATAACCACAATAAACTGTTGACCCGGGTTCCCGGTTGTGATGGTTTCAAAACAGGTTATTACGAAGCGGCCGGATTTTCCATTGCCGCCACTGCCGAGAAAGGCGGGGTGCGGATTATTACACTGGTCATGGGCAGCAAAGATCGCAAGGTGCGCGATGCCAAGGCAGCGGAATTACTGGGCAAGGGTTTCAGTCTCGTCCCGCCGCAAGCGGAACGGGCCCCGTCAGCTCCAAATCCCGCCGTCGCGCAACCACAGCAGACCGTTGCCGCTCCCATCGACAATTCGGTGCCGCCTGCCCCTGCCGCACCGACAGGAGTTGAAACCGCTGCCCAGCCGGAAGCGGTGATTCCGCCTTCGGCAAAGGAAAGCGGCAGCGACTGGAACAAATTTTTTATGGGCATGGGAAGCGGTTTTCTGCTTTTGCTCGTTTGTTTGGTTGGCGCCCGGGTTGTGAGAAAAAAACGTCCTGATACCGCAAGTTCCAAACACAAAAAACGGGACTGATCCGCGATGGTTCTGCGTGGGGGCATGCCGTCAAGGTCTCGTGTTGCAAGGGCGTTCTTTTTTCCTCGGGTTTCGTGAGAAAATTTAAAAAAATTTACATTGAGATTACAAATCGCTGTAATCTCGCCTGCAGTTTCTGTCATCAAAGTAAACGGCCCAAGGCCTGGATGAGTGCTGCCGCCTTTGCCGGGATTGTTGAACAGGTCAAACCCTTCACGGGCTATCTTGCCCTGCATGTGCTGGGGGAGCCTTTGCTGCACCCGGACCTTGACCGGCTGCTCGCGGACTGCCGGAGGCACGGTCTGGCGGTTAACCTGACCACCAACGGCACCCTCTTGCCCCAACGTCAGGCACTTCTGTTGGACAGTCCGGCCCTGCGTCAGGTCAATATCTCGCTGCACAGCGTCACTGCGGTGAAAACAGGGGATGATCTCTCGGATTACCTGGACGGCATTTTCACCTTCATCAGCCGGGCAGGCACCGCCGGCTCACCTTATATCAGCCTGCGGCTGTGGAATTTACACGGCCCGGACAGCTCCACAACCTCTCTGCAGAACAAAGCGATTTTGAGAAAAATTGAAGACTTTTTTGCCTTGCCGGTAAAACTTGCCGATGCCCTGACTCCCGGCCAAGGCATTTCTTTGGCCCCGAAAGTTTTTTTGAGTCAGAACCCGCGTTTCACCTGGCCGCACGCCCCGGCTCCGGAACTGAGTTCCGAAGGGTTCTGCCGAGGTTTGCGCGACCATGTGGCCATTCTGGTGGACGGGACCGTCGTGCCGTGCTGCCTGGATGCCGAAGCTGACATCCGCCTGGGCAACATCCATGATCAATCTTTCGGGGAAATCCTGTCCGGCTCCAGGGCCACGGCATTGTATGACGGCTTTTCCCGGCGCAGGCTGGTGGAAGCACTTTGCCGACGTTGCAGTTTCCGGCAGGGTTTTTGATGGCTGTTCTTCCGGCACCGCTGAAACGGTGTTGAGAAAATGATCAACTTCGGCAGATGCTGAGTTTTTTGTGCGGAAAGAGGCAGACTTTCTCTTTAAGAAAAAATTGTATGAATCGGGCAATGGTTTGTCAACGCGGGCGGAAAGGGAGCGGCGCGTGATAAGGAAAGGCTGATTTTGTCTTAATTTATTTTTACTTCCCTGTTCCGCGATGATATTATTTTTACAGGCTGCG is drawn from Desulfobulbaceae bacterium DB1 and contains these coding sequences:
- a CDS encoding transposase; the encoded protein is MKPRKIYRIEAVRKLAAKSKRTVRKHLNADALIQLMREDFQKIPDHRAGNAKISLGDALMSALAMFQLKDPSLLAFDKRRREEPENLHTIWGIADIPCDSQMRDILDPLDLSSLRAPFRSAFRQLQRGKDFEKMAFLDGHYLLSGDGTGFYSSEKVSSDYCMGKKNNNGSILYYQQMFAAAFVHPDHREVIPVFPEMITRKDGAKKNDSERNAAGRFFEEFRREHPHLKVIVVEDGLSSNGPHIRDLTRLDLRYILGAKPGDHQFLFNRMDEAVELGKATEFQYTDPDEPEKIHYFRFINQAPLNQSNQDLLVNFLEYWQVDKHGKTTKFSWVTDLPITRENVVAIMRGGRARWKIENETFNTLKNQGYNLGHNYGLGEKNLSAVFAILMMLAFLLDQIQQMSCWLFQEAWAKAESKRYLWETVRGFFHNYRVDSMETILRSIAHGFERRELKEACAT
- a CDS encoding D-alanyl-D-alanine carboxypeptidase — encoded protein: MKRLALCFLLLILSAPVAMAARTPLNVLSADPYVSALVIDADSGKTLFEENADAPVYPASVLKLMDLYVILDRIEQGALKLDEMVQVTPEAAKIGGSQVYLDPKEQFSVEDLIYALMVQSANDAAVALAGHIAGSKEGFVALMNQKAQELGMKNSRFHSVHGLPPSDGQQPDVTTARDLAILCRELAKRPEALKYTGTRTKGFREDKFIMHNHNKLLTRVPGCDGFKTGYYEAAGFSIAATAEKGGVRIITLVMGSKDRKVRDAKAAELLGKGFSLVPPQAERAPSAPNPAVAQPQQTVAAPIDNSVPPAPAAPTGVETAAQPEAVIPPSAKESGSDWNKFFMGMGSGFLLLLVCLVGARVVRKKRPDTASSKHKKRD